A window of Dehalogenimonas sp. WBC-2 genomic DNA:
ACCCCGAGTGCCTTCCGTCCACCTGTTGCCATCTGTTCCGCAACCTGTGAACTAACAGCGCCATAAGCCAAAAGGGTAGCGTAATTTACTCCGGCCAGGCTCATTTTAATCTCATTGTGATAAGCGATGATTCCGCCCATGCAATAAACGGATGCCCCGGGCACCGAAATGATACGTGCCGCCGTCAGACCCCCGGTAGCTGACTCCACGGTGCCGATGGTCAGCTTATGCTCCAGTAGAAGTTTACCAAGTGTCTGTTCTATAATTGGCAAAATAAGTATCGCCTTCCTTACGATTTCAAGTACAATAATTATAGCAAAAAAGTTGTGATCCAGAGTTAGGGCTCATTTCCGTCACTACAGCCGCATCCGCTGTGCTAGTATTGTCAGTCTGGCAACAACTCAATTTGCCCAATATGGAGGATTTCAATTAAATATGTTTAAGTCGGTAACCCCCAGGGTCAGCCTCTTTTTTATATCCCTTATTGCAAAAGCGGCATACTCTGCCCTTTCCGGTGATAGTTTCTCCGCCAGTCAAACAAAATCCGCCTGGGGTGTATTGTTTTGGATTCTATGGTTCGTGATGCTGTGGTTAGTTACCCTGCCACAAACTGATATCTACTTTGAGAGATTCAGCAGGCAACTCAAGTTTGTTGCCCGGAGCAGTGTTATTGTATCAGCGGTGGTCTGTATCGCTATTGCAGGTTCTTACTTTGGACTTAAAGCTGATATCATCCATGCTGCTGATTTCCCGGAACCGATCGGTAGTTTGTTTAGTTCCCTTGAAACGCAGCCCCGATACTCTGATGGTGCCGCACTAACTTTTCAGGCAACTGAAAGCATCATCAATGGGGAAAATCCCTATGCCCAGTCAAACGTGGTCACCGCTATGAACCAATTTGATGGCCCTTTTATTAATCTTACACCATTACAGGAAGGCCGATTCTCTGAAGTTTTCCCTTATCCGTCCCAAACACAATTGGCTGATATCTGGGCAGAAGCTCAGCTAAACACTGAAACCGTGCCTGTGGAACTGGAGACCCGTCTGAATTATCCGGCAGGGTCGTTCCTGTTAACCGCCCCTTTCGTATTAGCCGGAGTAGATACACTTCAAGTGATACTAATTATATTTATGCTGATTGCGGTAATCTACGCCCTATGGCGTATCCCCGGAGAACATAAATTGATCTTCGGCCTGGCTGTACTCATAAGCATGGAACTCTGGATTTCCGGGTTCATCGGGCTGGATAAAAGAGTCTTGATATTTCCGTTCATGCTTATCGGCTGGCTATTAATACCTGAGCGTCCCAAAATAGCGATGGCACTGTTGGGTGTCGCCGCGGCGGCATTCCAAACCGCCTGGTTCCTCTTGCCGTTTGCTTTGATCTTCGCTTATCACCGGTGGGGACTTAAAAAAGCAGCACAGGGCGCGGTAATTACTATCGGAGTATTTCTGGCCTTCAATCTGCCGTTCGTTTTCGCCGACCCAGAACTATGGCTCTCTTCGGTACTGGCGCCGATGACGGATAGCCTCTATCCTATGGGGGTCGGCCTGGCCGGCCTGGTAGAAAGTGGCATCCTCCAAATTGAAACATCAACGTTGTTCACTATTCTTGAAGCCGCCGCTCTGGCTGGCGGCTTACTATGGTATTTCCTCCGCGGCCGCAATTTTCCTGAAACCGGGCTATTATTATCGATATTACCGTTGTTTTTTGCCTGGCGCAGTCTCAGCGATTACTTCTTTTATGTTGACCTGATCGTCCTGGCCTCATTGTTGCTGCGGAACCGGTCCGGGCAAGTAATTCCAGGCATCTCACTAAAAGCTATAACCCGGTTTATGCCGCAGATACACCGAAATTGATTCCGTCATGGATCGTACTATTATTGCAATCCGCATCCAGCCTGGATCGGCACAAACCATAGTCGCCGGACGTTACGGTGATGCCATCAAAATAAAAGTAAGTGCAGCGCCGGAACGGGGAAAGGCTAATGCCGCGCTAATTGCGTTTCTTTCCCAGCAGCTCGGAGTGAGTAAGGATGCTATTGACATCTTGCGCGGGCATACCAGCCGCAACAAAACAATTGCCATTGAGGGAGTTGAAGAGGCTGAAGTTATAAAACGATTGCTGAGAGAAGATTAGGCTTCAAGTGCCGGGCAAATGCCGTTCTTAAGGGGCAAAGACAGGGTAAATGTTGTGCCTTCACCAAATTCACTGGAAGCACTGATACGGCCTCCATGCTCCAAGACGATCCCATGGCAAATCGACAACCCCAGGCCTGTACCGCCGGTGTTCGCGTTGGTGGTGAAAAAAGGATCAAACAACTTGGTAAGATTCTTTGCTTCAATACCAGGACCATTGTCGGTAACGGTAATAATTATATAGCCGTCCAATTCACCGGTAGTAATAATTAGCCGGTCTCCTTTGCCAGCTTTGGTGATAGCCTGTTCAGCGTTGATAATCAGGTTTACCAGCACCTGTTCCAATTGATAGTGGTCAACCATCAAACAGGTTAATTCCGCCAGATGTGTTATTACCTGGATGCCAGACTGTTGCAGTTCGTATGACCTGAGTTCCAGGGATTCCATGACAATCTCATTGATGTCCACCGGTTCCTTATGCGGCTGCCTTTGTCTGGCAAAAGTCAGCAGATTTTGAACAACTTTTGCCGCACGCTGAGCTTCAGAATGGATCCGCTTGAGATCAATGGACATTTTCTCGTCCGTACTTTTTCTAAGCAATCTTTCAGAAAAACCGATGATCCCGGTAAGCGGATTATTGATCTCATGCGCCACCCCAGCGGCCAGTTCTCCCACCGATGCCAGCCGCCCGGAAAGATTGAGTTCAGATTGAAGCTGTTTTTCACGCAGACCGGCCTGAATCCGTTCAGAAATATCACGGGCAAAAACCCAATAATAGTGTTTGTCGTTCAGTTGAATAAAATTAAATACTGCTTCTACTGGCAGAACGCGTCCGTCATGGCGGCGATATTCAGTTTCCCATGTTTCGGAACCTGTTTGCTTGAGCACGGCCAATCGTCTTTTTAGTTCTTTACGGGTCGTTCCAATATCCACATCCTGAATAGCAAGAGACATCATGCCTCCCAGGTTATAGCCCAGCAATCGGCTGGCAGCGCTGTTGGCGTAAAGAATAGCTCCCTTGTCATTGAGCCAAAAAATAGCTTCCCCGGCATGTTCTACGGCAAAACGGGTTAATCTCCCCATTTCTTGCGCTGTCTTCAGATGGGTAACTTCAATCAATGATAACAAAGAAAGGTCTGTACTATGGAATACCGCCACATTTATCTCAATGTCATGGCTGGTGCCATTCTGGTCAACGAGGATAAACTCATAGTGCTCCGGGGCTGAACCGGGATGACTGCGGCGCAAGTTATGGTATTCTTGAGCTTTTTTCCTGTCATCCTCAGCTACAAACTCAAACCATGAATGCTTGCCTTCTATCTCCCAAAGACCCATGTCAACCAGACGCGCCAAAGCCTCATTGGCCATTACGATAATACCGCCCTTATTAAGAACGGCCATGGCTGTACCGCTGCGTTCAAACATGGTGCGAAAGGTTGAAACGGCATCACCAAGCAGCCGTTTTTCTACTTCCTCACGGCCCGGCTTGTTGCTATCTTCCCGGCTGGTCATAAACTACCCATGTGGTCAATCAATTAACGATAGCATCCAGATCTCTAACTACGGTCAATGCGGATAAAGCTCTTTACGGCATTCAATACATCAGCTTCACCAAATGGCTTGTTCATGACTCCAAATGGTCCTTGAGCCAGGGCTTGAGCCATACTTTCACTATCAGGGAAACCGGTAATAATGGTTACAGGGAGTTCCGGGTCAATTACACGGATTTTTCGCAAAACATCCGCACCACCCATACCCGGCATCTTCAAATCTAAAAA
This region includes:
- the cinA gene encoding molybdopterin binding motif CinA (molybdopterin binding motif, CinA N-terminal domain / C-terminal domain of CinA type S), yielding MPIIEQTLGKLLLEHKLTIGTVESATGGLTAARIISVPGASVYCMGGIIAYHNEIKMSLAGVNYATLLAYGAVSSQVAEQMATGGRKALGVDICLSDTGIAGPDGGTEDKPVGLYYIGLATPKGIWNRKFVFKGERNQTREAAVIASLEWVVEILSR
- a CDS encoding sensory box sensor histidine kinase-response regulator yields the protein MTSREDSNKPGREEVEKRLLGDAVSTFRTMFERSGTAMAVLNKGGIIVMANEALARLVDMGLWEIEGKHSWFEFVAEDDRKKAQEYHNLRRSHPGSAPEHYEFILVDQNGTSHDIEINVAVFHSTDLSLLSLIEVTHLKTAQEMGRLTRFAVEHAGEAIFWLNDKGAILYANSAASRLLGYNLGGMMSLAIQDVDIGTTRKELKRRLAVLKQTGSETWETEYRRHDGRVLPVEAVFNFIQLNDKHYYWVFARDISERIQAGLREKQLQSELNLSGRLASVGELAAGVAHEINNPLTGIIGFSERLLRKSTDEKMSIDLKRIHSEAQRAAKVVQNLLTFARQRQPHKEPVDINEIVMESLELRSYELQQSGIQVITHLAELTCLMVDHYQLEQVLVNLIINAEQAITKAGKGDRLIITTGELDGYIIITVTDNGPGIEAKNLTKLFDPFFTTNANTGGTGLGLSICHGIVLEHGGRISASSEFGEGTTFTLSLPLKNGICPALEA